The Chelonia mydas isolate rCheMyd1 chromosome 1, rCheMyd1.pri.v2, whole genome shotgun sequence nucleotide sequence cgggGCCCACTGGCAAGccctgagcaggtttcagggggtccaccaagcagggccaacaTTAGACTTActgtggcccagggcagaaagccaaagccccaccgtgtggggctgaagcctggggctccaagccccaccacccaggtcTGAAGCCGAAGCACCTTCACTTCACAGGGCCcactgtggcgtggggccccaggcaattgccttgCTTGCTACCTCCCAATGCTGGCCCTGCcttttgtatgcagaaaaacagctgtggcccagctgggccctgaaGTTTCTATAGCatggggggctcagaaagaaaaaggttgagatgCCCTGCTCTCGATGATGGaccaggagctgatggggggcctAAGTACATCAGGTGAAGCAccaggcctgggctgggggggggggggggcacacaaggtgaggccccagctgcgctccaccctctctctcttcGACTGGGCCCGAGGACTCCAGCCGCGCACCTGGCGCCTGGCGATCGATCGGCTCGGCGTTCCGCTACAGGCCGAgcgccctgcctgcctcctgcgtCGGAGGCGCTCGGCGCTCGGCTGGTTCTCCCTGGGCGCCGGGTGGGTGTCTCTTTTCCCATTCGAAGATGGCGGCCGCAGGCAGCGGCGGAGGCGAGGCGGGAAGCGGCGGACCAGCGTGAAGCCTCCGCggagccccctctcccctgagcgGGGCCGCCGCGCGGCAGGCTGCTCCCGCCTCCGGCctgggccgccgccgccgcggggGACCCCGGGGCCTGCTCTAGGGGCAGAGCCGCGGGCTGGAGCGAGGCTGGAGCCCGCCGGGGTGAGAGGAGACGCGGGCGGGGGGCGGTGAAGCGGCCGGGCTGGTTCAAATCGAGAAGGCGGGAAAGCGAGGGGGGCGCGCGCGCGAAGCCCCGGAGGGGAGGGCGGGGCGCCGCGCTGGGGGCAAGTGCGAGGGTTGCCGGCAGGGGGCGCGCGCGCGGGCTGGGTGGCCGTGCGCCCCACCGAAATGCAGGGGGCGCTGGCTGCGCTGATAGCCCCGGGTCTCTGCACCGGGCGACTGAAACCGTGCTAATGGCAGTGATCCTGCAAGGCCATCGCCCCCCTGcgccctggagcacccaccgctgctgggccagccacaggggcACAGCACGCACACCGCTGCCCGGGAAGGGAGAGACGGCCCCGGGCTCTGCCTAGGGCAGGGTGCTGCCCCCGAGGCTTCTGTTGTCCTCGTTGTTCCTTACACGTTACCCTCCTTCCCCGTGGGCTGCTGTGAGTTCATTGCGTTGTCTGAGTGAGGGCCTGATGCTGCAGCCCTTAGGTCCTCGGTCACACAGGTGGGCTTCAGTTGGACTCTTCGCATGGGAAAGGTTTGGAGAGTAGGGACCCAAGGCCCCCGTCCTGCTAACGCACCTTCAGCGCTACATGTGCGTGTCCCATCAAAGTCCATAGAACTGCTTGTAcatacagttaagcatgtgctttgcagggtcaggggcttAGTTTGTGAGCCCTTCTGGGCAGGGACCTTGTCTTCTAAGCTCTATTCTTGTCACTTCATTTCCCTAATGGGACTAATAAGGTATGTGCATAACTGTACACAAATCTGTTTCCTCTTGTTGTTACCCTCATCTTTCCCATCACACCCCACCACCTCTGTTGTCTCTTGACGAGCTGTATCTATGTTAGGTGCTGATCCTATAAACATTTACCATCAAGTATAGTGCCTACTAtcatgagtggtcccattgaagtcagtgggacagaTCACAGAAATAAACATGGTGCCTTGTAGTGTTTGCAAGATGTGGCCCTTAACCTTGTAAGCTCATTATGCGGAAAGGATctgtcttatttttatttttctgtaaaggGCTGTGCTGTGGTGTTCAATAAATTCTTTGTGTGAAATGCCAAGAATATAGCACTAGGGATATATTACccaccacctgaccaggatggtgatagtgactgtgaaatgctcagggagattagagaggctattaaaataaaaaattcagtaataatgggggatttcaaccatccccatattgactgggtacatgtcacctcaggacgggatgcagagataaagtttcttgacaccttaaatgactgcttcttggagcagtcctggaacccacaaggggagaggaaattcttgatttagtcctaagcggagcacaggatctggtccaagaggtgtatatagctggaccgcttggtaatagtgaccatgatataattaaatttaacatccctgtggtggggaaaacaccacagcagcccaacactagcatttaatttcagaaagggggactactcaaaaatgaggaagtgagtgaaaattaaaaagtactgcgcaaaaagtgaaatccccgcaagctgcatggaaactttttaaagacaccataatagaggctcaacttaaatgtataccccacattaaaaagtaagagaaccaaaaaagtgccaccgtggctaaacaacaaagtaaaagaagcagtgagaggctgttagggttccttccccactctgaactctagggtacagatgtggggatctgcatgaaagaccccctaagcttatttttaccagcttaagttaaaatcttccccaaggtacaaactttgccttgtccgtgaacagtatgctgccaccaccaagcgttttaaacaaagagcagggaaagagaccacttggagacgtcttcccccaaaatatacccccaagccctacacaccccctttcctggggaggcttgagaataatatcctaaccaatttgttacaaaatcatcaaagacccaaacccctggattttggaacaatggaaaaatcagtcaggttcttaaaagaaggattttattaaaaataaaggtaaaaattatttctgtaaaatcaggatgaaaaatattttacagggtattcagattcaaaacacagaggatccccctctgggcaaaaccttaaagttacagaaaacaggaataaaccttcctcttaacacagggaaaatttacataaaacaaaagataaactaatccaccttgcctggcttacctatactggttgcaatattggagacttggattgggatgggttagagaagatggatttctgtctggcctctctcagtcccaagagagaacaaccttgcaaacaaagagcacaaacaaaagccccgcccccctccccaagatttgaaagtatcttgtccccctattggtcctttgggtcaggtgccagccaagttagctgagcttcttaaccctttacaggtaacaggatgttgcctctggccaggagggattttatagcactgtatacagaaaggtggttacccttccctttatatttatgacagaatcaaaaaggcatcctttaaaaagtggaagttaaatcctagtgaggaaaatagaaaggagcataaactctggctagctgttcttcaaattcttttttggttacttaattatatttttacactttatttgccaaagacaaaaaataacagaaaaaaacatttttaagtacctcagaagcaggaagcctgctaaacaatcagtggggctgctgggcgATCGAGGTGCAAAAGGAgtactcaaggatgataaggccattgcggagaaacaaaattaattctttgcattggtcttcacagctgaggatgtgagggagattcccaaacccgagccattttttttaggtgacaaatctgaggaactgtccctgaGTGAGGTGTcatcagaggaggttttggaacaaattgataaactaaacagtaataagtcacctggaccagatggcattcactcaagagttctaaAGGTACTCAAATGTGAAAGTGCAAGACTACTAACTgtaatctgtaacctatcatttaaatcagcttctgtaccaaatgactggaggatagctaatgtgacgccagtttttaaaaaggctccagaggtgatcccagcaattacaggccggtaagcctgacttcagtactgggcaaactggttgaaactatagtaaagaacaaaattgtcagacacatagatgaacataatttgttgggggaagagtcaacgtgttttttgtaaagggaaatgatgcctcaccaatgtactagaattctttgagggggtcaacaagcatgtggacaaggggaatccagtggatatattgtacttagattttcagaaattctttgacaaggtccctcaccaatggCTCTTAAGCTAAGTAagatgtcatgggataagagggaaggtcctctcatggattggtaactggttaaaagatagaaaacgaagggtaggaataaatggtcggttttcagaatggagagaagtaaatagtggtgtcccccaggggtctgcactgggaccaatcctattcaacatattcataaatgatccagaaaaaggggtaaacagtgaggtggcaaaatttgcagatgatacaaaactgtcaagatagttaagtcccaggcagactgtgaagaactacaaaaggatctcttaaAACtaggtgagtgggcaacaaaatggcagatgaaattcaatgttgataaatgcaaaataatgcacattggaaaacataatcccaactatatgtataaaatgatggggtctgatttagctgttaccactcaagaaagagatcttggagtcattgtggatagttctctgaaaacatccactcaatgtgcagcagcagtcaaaaaagtcaACAGAAtattgggcatcattaagaaagggatagataataagacaaaaaatatcatattgcctctatataaatccatggtatgcccacatcttgaatactgcgtgcagatctggtcactcccctctttaaaaagatacattggaattggaaaaggtacagaaaagggcaacagaaattattaggggtatggaacgccttctgtatgaggagagattaataagactaagactattcagattggaaaagagacaactaaggagggatatgattgaggtctataaaatcatgactggtgtgaagaaagtaaataaggacgtgttatttactcctcataacacaagaactagaggtcaccaaatgaaattaataggctgtaggtttaaaacaaacaaaaaggaagtatttcttcacacaatgcacagtcaacctgtggaactcttgccagaggatgttgtgaagaccaagactataacagggttcaagaaagaactagataaattcgtggaggataggtccatcaatggctgttagccaggatgggcagggatggtgtcgctAGCCTCCCTGTTTGCCAGatctgggaatgagcgacaggggatggatcacttgatgattgcctgttctgttaattcgctctggggcatctggcattggccactcttggaagacaggatcctgggctagatggacctttgatctgacacagtatggcAGTTCTTTAGTTCTTATGCCATGTCTGCCAATGGCATTGTACATGTTTTTGTAATACTGagggtttttaaaatttctgtggTGGATgattttcctaaaatatttaaatgaatgctgATTAACCTCTACCCCATGTGAATTGTAACAAAAATGTTTCCTACTTAGTTGGGGTGGTAGTGGTGGGTGTAGAGTGGTggtaggtttgttttttgtttagaaacCAGTAAAGCATGAATACATATTTATATTATAGTGTCAACACTTGTTTCTAAAGGCTGTAGGTATATGGAGAGctttacaaaacacacacaagacaagttccctaccccaaagagtttaatcTCTTAACACCAGTATGGTGTCATGTTTGTGTCTCAGCCAGTCAGAAAACCGGCTGCTTGGTCTCTTACTCACAGATGAAAAAAAAGTAACTTCAGCCAGGTGAGAACTGGATAATCCCTGGAAGGATAACTTGGTTTTAAAAGTTCCACTTCTACCAAGAAGCTGGTCTCTGACTGAAGAACACAAGTTGTTTTCTGTGAGATAATCTGAATTCAGCTATTCCACAATGACAAAAAGTGCAACCTCTTACCTGCATCAGGATCCCTAATAGAATGACTCAGTCAGGAGAGACATGGAACTTCCTgagctgccagaggctgggagtgctGCAGAATCCCTAGGAAAAGGGAGTGCTTTTTCCTTCTACTTCCTCTCCTATCTCCCAAATTGGGCATCAGAATTGCTAAAGTAGCCGGATGGGGGAATACAAGAATTTCAGAAAAGATGCACACCTCTACCCCAAAATCTCCAATTAATGTAGTAGATCTAAGGTCATTGGACATTGCACAGGACTGGTATCCAGCTGGggtcctctctctctccaccccaaatTCTTCATCCAAGATTCAGGGGTTTAGCATTTATCTCTTTAAAGACCCTACTCTTTGCTACAATGCTGACAAGAAGGGGTCATAACAGCAActctgtttttaattgtttgtgtCAACATGGAAGCTAAAACAAGCCATTTGGTCACTCGTTTtacattttattgaaataaatgacATGATGTTACCAATTTGAGGTTTCATGAGGAAGAGGGGATCCTTGTTATCTCCCTGTAAAATCAAGCAACCCCTCCAAACTTTTAACATGTGAATCAGCTAAAGCAAACTACCCTGAAGTTTGATCTTTTTCTACCAATCTTCCCATCCCTTAGGTGTGAGCAAGAGCAGACAAGGAGGCACACTTCCTTGCTTTCCCTCTGCCACTTTCTTCCTGCGAGTCTCCATTCAGTTCCCCATGGGAAGTTCCCTTTTCTCCATTATGATTCCACTTTATGGGAGGGTTATTCTCATTCTCTGTTTCTTAGACCTTGTCCTGTAGACGGGAACGGGGGAAGGAGCCCAGACGTGGCAACACATTCTCAGGCTCCTGCAGGACCACCATGGCTTATGATGACTCCAAGAAAAAAGAAGGTATGACTGCTTCATAATCTGTGAGGGTGTTCAAAAAGGGTACCCTCTACAGCCCCTGCAAGCCCATGGAGTTGAGAGAGTGGGAAAGGAAGCCGGTCTCCTGCATGGCAGTACAGAATGCAAAGCCCTAGGGCATCAGGCTGGGTTTCTGCAGCATTCCAAGTCTCTCATGGCGTCAGGAAGTGAGATACTGGGACTAGAAAATGGGTTTCACAGGTGGCATTTCAGACTGCTAACACCTTCATTACTGAACTCTGCCCTTGCAGCATTTATTGTCCCTGTCAACTCCATAGAACAGGAATGGGGATAGAATTTAAATCTCCTTCACAGCAACATAGTAATCTCTAGACCCTGGTTTTAGTCTCAGCAGCATCCTGAGCTCCTTCTGTCTCTGGGGAGAAAGAAACCAAGACTAGGAATTGAACCTTGATCTCTTGTGGGGTACTGTACAGCACTGAGCCTTTTCCCTGCAGTTGGGGCAGCACAGCACACAAATTCCTAGTCCccagtattcttttttttttttttttttgcttggttggttgtttttttttgtacatcagTCTGCTTCAACTTTGGCCTCTGTGATTGTGTTGCATTTTATGCACAATGAATTTGCTTTCATTGTTCCTTAATTGGGTATCTTCATCCTTCCCTTTCTCACCACACTCACAAATGCTAGAGTGCTTAGAGGGTGACCGAAGCATTGACGacgtggggctggcagcaggtAGAACCCAGCGAGAGAAAAAACGCTCTTACAAGGATCTGCTGCGGGAAGAGGAGGaaatagcagctcaggtcagaaAGACCTCAAAGAAAAGGTTGAAGGTGAGAAAATGCACTtaaaacagcagttctcaaactttagcaacccgaggacccccattttgatttaaaatttttcacagaccCCCAAACctcactcagccccaggccctgcccccacttcctcttcccgcctccactccaccccagcccctcctcttccccatctctTTCCGCCCCCGAGTACgccccgtccctgctcctcccccttcctcccagcgcctcctgcaggaggcgctgggagggagagggaggaattgaTCAGCATGGCttgcggaccccagtttgagaaacgttGACTTAAAATCTTCTGCTGGGATTGGGGTGGGTGAATTTGctattttccttttgtaaaaaTGGCCAGTGACGGACTATGGAAAGCAGAGGGAGGGCTTCACATCACTCATTGGCAGCATACAGTCCTTCAAAAAGTGGTATTGATTAATTCTGAGAGCTAGTCAGGCCCAGTTATTGTCTGTGATTTGTGGCCTCAGGATGGATGAGTGGGGAgttcctaccccagccctgagaggCATGGGAGAGCAGGAATTGTAAACTttcatataaaaaacaaaattctagACCTTATGGTTGCATAAATAATTTACAGAATATGAACAGAATATAAAGTGATGCACTGTTGTCCTCTTGattctgcaggcagcctgaaatgGTAGCTCTGAGAGGTATGAACTGCCCTATTCATCACCTGGAGGTGTTAATACTGAAACCTGATAGTAACCACTTTGAGCTGAAATTTCTGCTGCCTATTGTCAGTCCAGAGGTGACTAGTTTAAGATTGGGAGGGTTAAGACCTTTGCAAgtgtggaaaaaattgttttccactctttttttttaattttccaccACTCAAATGGAATTcccaaacttcattttaaaacttcAGAATGGTCAATACACAGAGAAtgtatttcagtggtgggcaatctgtggcccttcccacagctcccattggctgggaatggcaaaccacggccactgggagctgcaggcggcagtgcctgcagatggtcaatgtaaacaaactgtctcatggcccaccatcggattaccctgacaggccgcaggttgcccaccactgatgtaTTTAGTGACAAGAGTGGTTTCCAGAATTATCTGTATCAAGAGCCAGTAtgaatttggttttgtttcctaCTGGTTTTTcatctccttttcttctctgatTCCAGGACAGCGACCTCTTCTTCTTGGGGACAGAATCTCATAAGAAGAAGAGGAAGCATTCCTCTGATGAGTTCTTCTACGGAGGTGAGAATAGGAAACATGTAGGATTGATGCTATGGGGCAGGAAGGCTGAtcggtagggccctaccaaatttattgtccattttggtcaatttcacggtcataggatttaaaaaattgtaaatttcattatttcagatattaaaatctgaaatttcacagtgttgtaactgtaggggtcctgacccaaagggtagctgtggggggggggggggggcgtggcgTGGCGTgtctcaaggttattgtaggaggattgcggtattgccacccttgcttctgcgctgctgctgctggcagtgatgctgccttcagagctgggcgcctggctggaaaaaaaaaatcttgacatttGAGAGTTTTATCTCCAGATCATGCGTGAGGCTTAATTTCACTTAGAAATCGCTGTCAACCCTGAGCtgctggggctcctgctgtcagcctCCCCTGTCCCgccaccctggggctgacagcgaGAGCCCTTTCTTGCAGACTCCGGttgtcagccccaggcagctgctcccctgccaccctgggaagtgggagaggggaccccactgcagcccccacagacctggggagggtgaagaaccctAAGAGGAGCAGAAGTGAGACTGAGAGGGctaactatggcctgggggctgtGGAGGAGCTGAAGTGAAGAGGTTGGGGACTGATGcgattggggggggggtgagggtgtaTTGATGGTAGGCTCTGAGCAGATGTGATGAGTGCTGGGAGGATGAACTGAGTAAGGTGTCACGTGGAGTAGGGGGCCTGAAGTGATGGGGTGGTGATGATGgggactggaggacaggattaattgctgggcaggagatgAGCAGATGTGGGGATGAGagttcctgcagcaggggccaaaatccccttatccagtacatgtgggagagtgggcaacactaattgtcacatgcacacaccctggggatgggcaggcgtgcaaaaatcaagagactgacctaaaaactcaatataataatttttttaaatcttgtgattttggggccaatctcatgatttttggaggtCCGACTCCTGATTTTTTATCTcttgaagttggcaatactgcacaTCCCTTTAGGTGGCTTTTgtgcttgttttttctctctgaaagATCAAGCTATGGATTTTCTTAgatcgtaagctctttgggacagggactttctttttgttctggttatgcagtgtctagcacaatggggtcctgtccTTGACTGGGTCTCCTTGGTGCTaccatagtacaaataataaataataacaatactaATAATACTCAAGGTAATACTGGCTCCTCTGAATTTTCAGTCACATACATTCATGTCATGGGATGGTCAAACCAGGCTCTCCGAGTTTAATACGAACACTGAATTATCCTAACAGTTCATACTCATAACTAAACAGAAGCCCACAGCTTCTGCTTCTCTGTAGCCTTGTTTCTTGTGACCAGCCTAGTGCCAGGCTTCCTTTGCAACAAGATTCAGAGGACTTCTCTCTATGCCAGAAAAGTGTCCATTTAGCCCTGAGCACCAGGAATATTGTGGAACTCTGAACCCCTCTTCTTCAAGCCGGCATAGGAGGAGATATGTCACATACAGTCTCCCCTCAGTTTGATTTATTTTGGTCTTTTTCAGACCTTTCACCTCTGGAGTTGCcatcaaagaagaagaaaaaagcagtCTCAAGCCCAACCTCTTCTGACACGGCCATGGATCTTCTTAAGGCTATCACCTCACCCCTTGCCACGGGCTCCAAGCCCTCAAAAAAGACAGCTGAAAAATCATCCTTCTCTTCCTTTGCTGCCACTGGCTATTCAGAGAGCAAGAAGGAGCACCATAAGAAGAAGCTGAGTGGTAGCAGTGGAGAGCTCACACTGGATGATGGTAGCTTCCACAAATCCAAAAAGATGAAGCCACTCTATGTAAACACAGAAACACTGACCCTGCGTGAGCCTGATGGCTTGAAGATGAAGCTCATCCTATCACCTAAAGAGAAGGGGGGCAGCACAGTAGACGAGGAGTCATTCCCATACTcctcaccaccagcagcagcaaaaaaatcCTCCAAGAAATCAGGTCGAGATGAACAAGGCTCATTCCTCCTGGGTCATGAACTTCAAAGCTTCCTGAAATCAGCTCGGAAGAAGCACAAGACACTGCCAGATGCACATCCACCTCCAATCCCCGAGGGATTTGTCCCTGACACCTCCCTGTTCTCAGAAGGTCATGGGAGTGAATATGACCTTTCAAGTATGGAGCCACCACTGGAATCAGGTTCATCATCTGGTGGGGAGTTGGAGGCCGGAGAGCTGGTGATAGATGACTCCTACCGGGAgatcaagaagaagaagaagtcaaagaaaagcaagaaaaaaaaggacAAGGAGAAACACAAGGAGAAGAAGCACTCTAAGTCTAAGAAGAGTTCTGGACTCCCTGCCTCTGTAGCAGTTGCTGAAGTTATGGTGACACCACCGCCACCCCCTCCACCCAGCACTCCATTTGTCCTTCctgtgcctccccccccacctcctgtttTCCACACAGATGGACAAagtgagaagaaaaagaaaaaagaagagaaagacaaggaaaaagcTGAGAAAGcagaaaaggataaagaaaaggtAAAGAGCGGTAGCAGAAATTGTGATGTCTAAGATGCTGTGACATTGGGTAACACTGGATAAGACGCCCTATATTTTGGCCGCAGAATTAGCCACAGAACCATTGCCTTTGTTCCATAAGctgagcttttgtttaaaaaaaatatatttctagtgCTCATTGTTATGAAAATAACCTTCAAAATTTGAATCAAATATAAACTGAAACAGTAGGTCTCAGAGGCATGAGCCATCCTGTCCATGTCAAATGGTTTTTAACCCTGAAACCTAAAGAAGAAAAACTAAGTATCAACATAAATTGTTTCACTGTTGAAACATTTTTGCGAAACATCAGTTATCATGTGATATATACAACTATGCTTTAGGGCATAAACCATCCTCAGACTTTATCCAAAAGGAGAAGTAAGAAACTTCTTTTAACAAGTTATACCATAATTGCCCATTTTGGGGTTTCTCGCACCTTTTCCTGAAGCATCTGATTCTGGTTACTGCCAGGCAGGCTACTGGACCAGAGTGTCCACTGATCTGGTAAAATATGGCAAGGGAAAACAACTCTGTGCTGAATTTGAAGTATTTTTCCATTATCTcctaaatgaaagaaaaataagatattAATCTTGTAGAAGGACCACATTCCCAGTTCCATCCTATGCTGAGAATCTAGGACATCAGGTGTCCATGGCTAATTTATAAAACTGCGAGTGGGGAAAACTTTTGACAGAGTATGAGTGGTGTGGCAGTAATCAGAGCAATGACATCCTGCAGTATACTGATGGGAAAGATGACAGACTGGACATAGAGTAGCTGGATTGTGTCAAGAATTAAGCAGGAATAACCCAAGTGAACCAGCCCATAACCACTCTCACTCAGTAAAATAGGCTCTAAAATTACATGTAGAATTTCACTGAGCACAGATTGGCAACTGCCTCTGCCACCACAGTTGCTGTACTGCTAGTGTCTTACTCCTGTAGAAATCCTAGGACTGGAATAAGAGATGGTGCTATTTGTCAGGACTGAATTGAAAGATCTATGTGACGTCCTAGACCACATCTACACCACGAGCTTGGGGTTTACTTGGCGCAGCTCCGCCATGCCTCCACTGCCACTATCTGTGCTGCTGAGgccatgctgctatttatactcacgctAACTCAGTGATGGCTAGCACAAGCATGTATACTTTAACAGGGGAATTGCACCCCTCGCTCATGTGGTAGACATAGCCCTAGGAATGGAATAAGAAGTGGTGCTGCGTGTCAAAATTGAGGTGTGTCAGCAGAACTGGATGTTGATCCTGAACCAGAATAGCAGGGGTTGCCTCAGGTCAGGAATGAAATGTATTGGCAGAGATCTTGCAGGAGTAACACAGATTATCCTTACATTTAAATAGGTCTCAGTATAATTAAAAatcttccttgttttcttttctccttgtgATTAGCCAAAGAAGAAGAACATGTCTGCCTACCAAGTGTTCTGTAAGGAATATCGAGTGACTATTGTGGCTGAGCATCCAGGGATAGGTAAGAGAATAACCTAGCCTCTTCTTCTGTTCATATACGTCTGTCACTGTGATAGTCCAGTCAGATTGGTTACCAGGGCGTATCCTTGTTTTGTCCCAACACCCACTATTGATGCTGGAGTGCAAAGAGTCTGCCAGGATGCTTTAAATAAGAGGCAGCAAAGTGAAAAGGAAAGGCTCCCATGATCTAATATCATGGTGTTTCAACCCAACTGTGAATTTGGATAACTTCCTTTTACTGTGAAACTGTCTCCGATAGTATGTTGTGCAGCCTCCCATATACACATGTTCCTCAGTGGAGGTGTATTTGTCCAGCATCCACCTGTTCCTTTTAGGTTGACACTATAGGAAATAGTCTCCAAGCATGGGTAGTTCAACTGTGATACAGGCTCTTCACTAACAGCATATGCATGGGCCAGTTTCCTGAACTTTCAGTATTTATACGAACTTTCCACTGTCTTCTCTTTGTTGAtttttgtatttgattttctTATTAACCTTTCCCGTTTTATTGCTACCTCCCCTTTTCCTCCTAGATTTTGGGGAGTTGAGCAAAAAACTGGCAGAAGTGTGGAAGCAGCTGCCTGAAAAGGATAAACTGGTACGTATGCCCCTGGATATATTTTTTGTAGAATAAATTCTCTACATTAGCTGC carries:
- the HMGXB4 gene encoding HMG domain-containing protein 4 isoform X3; this translates as MAYDDSKKKEECLEGDRSIDDVGLAAGRTQREKKRSYKDLLREEEEIAAQVRKTSKKRLKDSDLFFLGTESHKKKRKHSSDEFFYGDLSPLELPSKKKKKAVSSPTSSDTAMDLLKAITSPLATGSKPSKKTAEKSSFSSFAATGYSESKKEHHKKKLSGSSGELTLDDGSFHKSKKMKPLYVNTETLTLREPDGLKMKLILSPKEKGGSTVDEESFPYSSPPAAAKKSSKKSGRDEQGSFLLGHELQSFLKSARKKHKTLPDAHPPPIPEGFVPDTSLFSEGHGSEYDLSSMEPPLESGSSSGGELEAGELVIDDSYREIKKKKKSKKSKKKKDKEKHKEKKHSKSKKSSGLPASVAVAEVMVTPPPPPPPSTPFVLPVPPPPPPVFHTDGQSEKKKKKEEKDKEKAEKAEKDKEKPKKKNMSAYQVFCKEYRVTIVAEHPGIDFGELSKKLAEVWKQLPEKDKLVWKQKAQYLQHKQNKAEATTVKRKAASSEGAPKVKASPVGMLSPHKKSPSSTVVLSSSPAKAPDTDPIDVAAHLQLLGESLSLIGHRLQETEGMVAVSGSLSVLLDSIICALGPLACLTTQLPELNGCPKQVLYLQLLFLND
- the HMGXB4 gene encoding HMG domain-containing protein 4 isoform X4 is translated as MDLLKAITSPLATGSKPSKKTAEKSSFSSFAATGYSESKKEHHKKKLSGSSGELTLDDGSFHKSKKMKPLYVNTETLTLREPDGLKMKLILSPKEKGGSTVDEESFPYSSPPAAAKKSSKKSGRDEQGSFLLGHELQSFLKSARKKHKTLPDAHPPPIPEGFVPDTSLFSEGHGSEYDLSSMEPPLESGSSSGGELEAGELVIDDSYREIKKKKKSKKSKKKKDKEKHKEKKHSKSKKSSGLPASVAVAEVMVTPPPPPPPSTPFVLPVPPPPPPVFHTDGQSEKKKKKEEKDKEKAEKAEKDKEKPKKKNMSAYQVFCKEYRVTIVAEHPGIDFGELSKKLAEVWKQLPEKDKLVWKQKAQYLQHKQNKAEATTVKRKAASSEGAPKVKASPVGMLSPHKKSPSSTVVLSSSPAKAPDTDPIDVAAHLQLLGESLSLIGHRLQETEGMVAVSGSLSVLLDSIICALGPLACLTTQLPELNGCPKQVLSNTLDNIAYIMPGL